The following proteins are encoded in a genomic region of Streptococcus cristatus AS 1.3089:
- a CDS encoding DUF1934 domain-containing protein codes for MKIRMRNQIKLDEQMELIDQVYDVEWTQKGSNHYLVYQSEEQEKVVLKFNEDKLTMTRFSEPKTILHFIKNGQHLVSIPTPLGAQQFVTDTQHYHLDVDNQALELHYDLKRADDDQLFASYQMKIEWKEEKFEK; via the coding sequence ATGAAAATTAGAATGAGAAATCAAATCAAATTAGATGAGCAAATGGAGTTGATTGACCAAGTCTACGATGTAGAATGGACACAAAAAGGAAGCAATCACTATTTGGTTTATCAGAGCGAGGAGCAGGAAAAGGTTGTTCTAAAGTTTAATGAAGACAAGCTGACCATGACCCGCTTTTCTGAGCCTAAAACCATTCTTCATTTTATCAAGAATGGTCAGCATTTAGTATCCATCCCTACTCCGCTGGGAGCTCAACAGTTTGTGACGGACACTCAGCATTATCACTTAGATGTAGACAATCAGGCTTTGGAACTTCACTATGATTTGAAAAGAGCCGACGACGATCAGCTTTTTGCTTCCTATCAAATGAAAATCGAATGGAAGGAAGAAAAGTTTGAAAAATAA
- a CDS encoding HD domain-containing protein has product MVEKVFRDPVHNYVHVDHQVIYDLINTKEFQRLRRIKQLGTSGYTFHGGEHSRFSHCLGAYEIARRITKIFNEKYSEIWDSHESLLTMTAALLHDLGHGAYSHTFERLFDTNHEDITRQIITSPETEIHQALVQVSPDFPEKVASVINHTYPNKQVVQLISSQIDVDRMDYLLRDSFFTGASYGQFDLTRILRVICPVEKGIAFKRNGMHAVEDYVVSRYQMYMQVYFHPASRAMEVLLQNLLKRAKFLYPAQKDYFALSSPNLIPFFENRVTLQDYLALDDGVMNTYFQVWMTSPDKILSDLAQRFINRKVFKSIVFSQENEAHLDIMRDLVGQVGFDPDYYTAIHRNFDLPYDFYRPDVEKPRTQIEILQKDGRLAELSNLSPIVHSLAGTRQGDNRFYFPKEMLADTGLFSEKNQTFMHYIKNDQFTYGE; this is encoded by the coding sequence ATGGTTGAAAAAGTATTTCGTGATCCCGTCCATAATTATGTGCATGTGGATCATCAGGTCATTTATGATTTAATCAATACCAAAGAATTTCAACGGCTGCGTCGCATCAAACAGCTGGGCACTTCTGGCTATACTTTTCACGGCGGAGAGCACAGCCGTTTTTCGCATTGTCTGGGAGCTTATGAGATTGCCCGACGCATCACCAAAATTTTCAATGAAAAATACAGCGAGATCTGGGACAGCCACGAAAGTCTACTGACTATGACGGCTGCTCTTCTGCATGACTTGGGGCATGGCGCCTATTCACATACTTTTGAGCGCCTCTTTGATACCAATCATGAGGACATCACACGGCAAATCATCACCAGTCCTGAGACAGAGATTCATCAAGCCTTGGTGCAGGTTTCGCCAGATTTCCCCGAAAAGGTGGCTAGCGTCATCAATCATACCTATCCTAATAAACAGGTGGTCCAGCTGATTTCCAGCCAGATTGATGTGGATCGGATGGACTATCTCTTGCGAGATTCCTTTTTCACTGGAGCTTCTTACGGGCAGTTCGATTTGACTCGGATTCTACGAGTGATCTGTCCTGTAGAAAAGGGAATTGCCTTCAAGCGCAATGGTATGCACGCGGTGGAGGACTATGTGGTCAGCCGCTACCAGATGTACATGCAGGTCTATTTCCACCCAGCTAGCAGAGCTATGGAAGTCTTACTGCAAAATCTGCTCAAGCGGGCTAAGTTTCTCTATCCGGCTCAGAAGGATTATTTTGCTCTGTCATCGCCCAACCTCATTCCATTCTTTGAAAACAGAGTGACCCTGCAGGATTATCTGGCCTTGGATGATGGTGTTATGAATACCTATTTCCAAGTTTGGATGACAAGTCCAGACAAGATTTTATCTGACTTGGCTCAGCGTTTTATCAACCGCAAGGTCTTCAAGTCTATCGTCTTCTCTCAGGAAAACGAAGCGCATTTGGATATCATGCGAGACCTTGTTGGACAGGTTGGTTTTGACCCTGATTACTATACTGCTATTCATCGTAATTTTGATTTACCTTATGATTTCTACCGGCCTGACGTTGAAAAACCTCGGACCCAGATTGAAATCCTGCAAAAAGATGGTAGATTAGCAGAACTGTCTAACCTGTCTCCTATCGTCCATTCGCTAGCTGGGACCAGACAGGGCGATAATCGTTTCTACTTCCCTAAGGAAATGCTGGCAGATACAGGACTGTTCAGCGAGAAGAACCAGACCTTTATGCACTATATCAAAAACGACCAATTTACCTACGGAGAATAA
- the ftsE gene encoding cell division ATP-binding protein FtsE: MSMIEMKDVVKKYDNGTTALRGVSIRIEPGEFAYIVGPSGAGKSTFIRLLYREIKIDKGSLAVAGFNLGKIKKRDIPMLRRRVGVVFQDYKLLPKKTVYENIAYAMEVIGERRGNIKKRVMEVLDLVGLKHKVRSFPNELSGGEQQRIAIARAIVNNPQVLIADEPTGNLDPDNSWEIMNLLERINLQGTTVLMATHNSQIVNTLRHRVIAIENGRVVRDEAEGVYGYDD, translated from the coding sequence ATGTCAATGATTGAAATGAAAGACGTTGTTAAAAAGTATGACAACGGGACAACTGCTCTACGTGGTGTATCTATACGTATCGAACCAGGTGAATTTGCCTATATTGTAGGTCCATCAGGAGCAGGTAAATCAACCTTTATTAGACTCCTCTATCGTGAAATTAAAATCGATAAAGGGAGCCTTGCTGTAGCAGGTTTTAACTTGGGAAAAATCAAGAAACGGGATATTCCAATGCTGCGCCGTAGAGTTGGTGTGGTTTTCCAAGACTATAAACTACTTCCTAAGAAGACCGTTTATGAGAATATTGCCTACGCTATGGAAGTTATTGGTGAGCGTCGTGGAAATATCAAGAAACGCGTTATGGAAGTTTTGGATCTGGTTGGCCTTAAGCACAAGGTTCGTTCCTTCCCGAATGAGTTATCAGGGGGAGAACAGCAGCGGATTGCGATTGCGCGTGCCATTGTCAACAATCCTCAGGTCTTGATTGCTGACGAGCCGACTGGTAACTTGGACCCAGATAATTCATGGGAAATCATGAATTTGCTGGAGCGCATTAACCTGCAAGGAACTACAGTCCTGATGGCGACTCACAATAGTCAGATTGTAAATACCCTACGTCACCGCGTCATTGCTATTGAAAATGGCCGTGTGGTACGTGATGAAGCGGAAGGAGTATACGGATACGATGATTAG
- a CDS encoding MBL fold metallo-hydrolase produces the protein MKVHKIVNLIAFENTYILENDHHVIVVDPGSDWRKIQRKLEEIAKPITAILLTHTHYDHIMSLDKVRDNFANPPVYVAESEASWLYTPTDNLSGLDRHSDLEDVILRPAEHFFNYHEDYQLDDFHFYAVQTPGHSIGGVSIIFPEDQVVLTGDALFRETIGRTDLPTGSMDQLLTGIREELLVLPKDYRVYPGHGNDTTIGHEKNFNPFFQ, from the coding sequence ATGAAAGTTCACAAAATTGTCAATCTCATCGCTTTTGAAAATACTTATATCCTTGAAAATGACCATCATGTCATCGTAGTTGACCCCGGCAGCGACTGGCGGAAGATCCAACGAAAATTAGAAGAAATTGCTAAGCCCATCACAGCTATTTTGCTGACTCACACGCATTACGATCATATTATGAGTCTGGATAAGGTCCGAGATAACTTTGCCAATCCACCTGTCTATGTAGCGGAGAGCGAAGCAAGCTGGCTTTATACACCGACAGACAATCTATCCGGTCTTGACCGCCATTCAGATTTGGAAGACGTCATTCTCAGACCTGCTGAACATTTTTTCAACTATCACGAGGACTACCAACTGGACGACTTTCATTTCTATGCTGTGCAGACACCTGGTCATTCTATCGGAGGAGTTTCCATTATTTTCCCAGAAGATCAGGTCGTTCTGACTGGTGATGCTCTCTTCCGTGAAACCATCGGCCGTACAGATCTGCCGACTGGTAGCATGGACCAGCTCCTTACTGGTATTCGTGAAGAATTACTTGTCTTGCCCAAAGACTATCGTGTCTATCCCGGCCATGGAAATGACACAACGATTGGCCACGAAAAGAATTTCAATCCATTTTTCCAATAA
- the prfB gene encoding peptide chain release factor 2 (programmed frameshift): MDISEIRQKIDANREKLASFRGSLDLEGLEEEIAILENKMTEPDFWDDNIAAQKTSQELNELKQTYENFHQMTELFDESEILLDFLAEDDSVQEELEEKLTELEKMMTSYEMTLLLSEPYDNNNAILEIHPGSGGTEAQDWGDMLLRMYTRYGNAKGFKVEVLDYQAGDEAGIKSVTLSFEGAHAYGLLKSEMGVHRLVRISPFDSAKRRHTSFTSVEVMPELDDTIEVEVRDDDIKMDTFRSGGAGGQNVNKVSTGVRLTHIPTGIVVQSTVDRTQYGNRDRAMKMLQAKLYQLEQEKKAAEVDSLKGDKKEISWGSQIRSYVFTPYTMVKDHRTSYEVAQVDKVMDGDLDGFIDAYLKWRLN; this comes from the exons ATGGACATTTCAGAAATTCGTCAAAAGATTGACGCAAATCGTGAAAAATTAGCTTCTTTCAGGGGGTCTCTT GACTTAGAGGGCTTGGAAGAAGAAATTGCCATCTTAGAAAATAAGATGACAGAGCCTGACTTTTGGGATGATAATATTGCAGCTCAAAAGACATCCCAGGAGCTCAATGAACTCAAGCAAACCTATGAGAATTTCCATCAGATGACCGAGCTTTTTGATGAATCGGAAATCTTGCTTGATTTTCTGGCTGAGGATGACTCAGTTCAAGAAGAGTTGGAAGAAAAGTTAACCGAGCTTGAGAAGATGATGACTAGCTATGAGATGACTCTCTTGCTGTCGGAGCCTTATGATAATAACAACGCCATTCTCGAAATTCACCCAGGTTCTGGTGGAACAGAAGCTCAGGATTGGGGCGATATGCTGCTGCGGATGTACACGCGCTACGGCAATGCCAAGGGCTTCAAAGTAGAAGTCTTGGACTATCAGGCTGGCGATGAGGCTGGTATTAAGTCAGTGACTCTTTCCTTTGAAGGGGCGCATGCTTATGGTCTACTTAAGTCAGAAATGGGTGTTCACCGCTTGGTTCGAATTTCACCATTTGACTCGGCTAAACGTCGTCATACTTCCTTTACTTCAGTAGAGGTCATGCCAGAGTTGGACGATACGATTGAAGTAGAAGTCCGTGATGATGACATTAAGATGGATACTTTCCGTTCAGGTGGAGCCGGCGGACAGAACGTCAATAAGGTATCAACTGGTGTGCGATTGACCCATATTCCGACAGGAATTGTCGTACAGTCTACTGTTGACCGGACCCAGTATGGCAACCGTGACCGAGCTATGAAAATGCTGCAGGCTAAGCTCTATCAGTTGGAGCAAGAGAAAAAAGCAGCAGAAGTCGACTCGCTCAAGGGAGATAAAAAAGAGATTTCTTGGGGCAGTCAGATTCGTTCTTATGTCTTTACTCCTTATACAATGGTCAAAGATCATCGAACTAGCTATGAAGTAGCTCAGGTGGATAAGGTCATGGACGGAGACTTAGATGGCTTTATTGATGCCTATTTAAAATGGAGACTCAACTAA
- the yidA gene encoding sugar-phosphatase — protein MSIKLVAVDIDGTLLNNQKEITPEVFSAVQDAKAAGVKIVIATGRPIAGVQKLLEELELNQPDNYVVTFNGGLVQDTVTGQELIKETLTYDDYLDIELLGRKLGVHMHAITKDGIYTANRNIGKYTVYESNLVSMPIFYRTPEEMINKEIVKCMYIDEPEILDAAIAKLPPELAEKYTLVKSAPFYLEIVKKTVNKGAAILHLAEKLGLSKEQTMAIGDEENDRAMLEAVGSPVVMENGKEELKKIAKYITKSNEESGVAHAIREWVLK, from the coding sequence ATGTCTATCAAATTAGTTGCCGTTGACATTGACGGCACCCTTTTAAATAACCAAAAAGAAATCACTCCTGAAGTCTTCAGCGCTGTTCAGGATGCCAAGGCTGCTGGCGTCAAGATCGTCATTGCAACCGGCCGTCCTATTGCGGGTGTTCAAAAACTTCTCGAGGAACTTGAGCTTAATCAGCCCGACAACTATGTCGTTACTTTCAATGGTGGACTGGTGCAGGATACTGTCACAGGTCAAGAATTAATCAAAGAAACACTGACCTATGACGACTATCTGGATATCGAACTGCTTGGGCGAAAATTAGGTGTCCACATGCATGCCATCACCAAGGACGGCATTTATACTGCCAATCGCAACATCGGCAAGTACACTGTTTACGAGTCCAATCTTGTCAGCATGCCTATCTTCTACCGCACACCTGAAGAAATGATCAATAAAGAAATCGTTAAGTGCATGTATATTGATGAGCCGGAAATTTTGGATGCAGCCATTGCCAAGCTGCCACCGGAATTAGCCGAAAAATATACACTGGTCAAATCAGCTCCTTTCTATCTAGAAATTGTCAAAAAAACTGTCAATAAAGGAGCTGCTATCCTCCATCTGGCTGAAAAACTGGGCTTGAGCAAGGAGCAGACCATGGCTATCGGTGATGAAGAAAATGACCGCGCCATGCTGGAAGCTGTCGGCTCTCCTGTTGTCATGGAAAACGGTAAGGAAGAACTCAAGAAAATCGCCAAATATATCACCAAATCGAACGAAGAATCCGGCGTAGCACACGCTATTAGAGAGTGGGTTTTAAAATAA
- a CDS encoding cation-translocating P-type ATPase: MSKEQKRQAFYTQSPEEVLQAMEASEQGLTSSQAQQRLADYGRNELEEGEKKTLLMKFIEQFKDLMIIILLVAAVLSVVTSGGEDIADAIIILAVVIINAIFGVYQEGKAEEAIAALKSMSSPAARVLRDGHVTEVDSKDLVPGDIVRLEAGDVVPADMRFLEANSLKIEEAALTGESVPVEKDLTVAVAADAGIGDRVNMAFQNSNVTYGRGVGVVVNTGMYTEVGHIAGMLQDADETDTPLKQNLNSLSKVLTYAILVIAAVTFVVGVFIQGKDPLGELMTSVALAVAAIPEGLPAIVTIVLALGTQVLAKRNSIVRKLPAVETLGSTEIIASDKTGTLTMNKMTVEKVFYDGALNEAGQDIELGLELPLLRSVVLANDTKIDQEGKLIGDPTETAFIQYALDKGYDVKGFLEKYPRVAELPFDSDRKLMSTVHPLPDGKFLVAVKGAPDQLLKRCVARDKAGDVAAIDDATLQLIKSNNSEMAHQALRVLAGAYKIIDAVPTDLTSENLENDLIFTGLIGMIDPERAEAAEAVRVAKEAGIRPIMITGDHQDTAEAIAKRLGIIEEGDTEDHVLTGAELNELSDAEFEKVVGQYSVYARVSPEHKVRIVKAWQNKGKVVAMTGDGVNDAPALKTADIGIGMGITGTEVSKGASDIILADDNFATIIVAVEEGRKIFSNIQKTIQYLLSANIAEVLTIFFATLFGWDVLQPVHLLWINLVTDTFPAIALGVEPAEPGVMTHKPRGRKSSFFSGGVMSSIIYQGLLQGALVLSVYGYAIANPVHIGDVKAIHADALTMAFATLGLIQLFHAYNVKSVYQSIFTVGPFKSKTFNWSILVSFILLVSTIVIDPLEKIFHVTKLDVTQWAVVLIGSFSMIIIVEIVKFIQRKLGMDKNAI; this comes from the coding sequence TTGTCAAAAGAACAAAAGCGCCAAGCTTTTTATACGCAAAGTCCTGAGGAAGTTTTGCAAGCAATGGAAGCTTCCGAACAAGGGTTGACCAGCAGCCAAGCCCAGCAACGTTTGGCGGACTACGGTCGCAATGAATTGGAAGAAGGGGAGAAAAAGACTCTCTTGATGAAATTCATTGAGCAGTTCAAGGATTTGATGATTATCATCTTGTTGGTAGCGGCTGTCTTGTCTGTCGTGACATCAGGTGGTGAGGATATTGCAGATGCTATCATTATCCTAGCTGTGGTCATCATCAATGCTATTTTCGGTGTCTATCAGGAAGGCAAGGCTGAAGAAGCTATTGCGGCTCTCAAATCTATGTCCAGCCCGGCTGCGCGTGTCCTGCGTGATGGCCATGTCACAGAAGTAGATTCTAAGGACTTGGTACCTGGTGATATCGTCCGGCTGGAAGCCGGCGATGTTGTACCGGCAGATATGCGATTTTTGGAAGCTAATTCCCTGAAAATCGAAGAAGCCGCTTTGACAGGGGAGTCTGTGCCAGTTGAGAAAGATTTGACTGTTGCAGTAGCTGCTGATGCTGGTATTGGCGACCGGGTCAATATGGCCTTCCAAAACTCAAATGTGACCTATGGTCGTGGGGTTGGTGTTGTTGTCAATACAGGGATGTACACCGAAGTCGGTCATATTGCAGGCATGTTGCAAGATGCAGATGAAACTGACACACCGCTCAAGCAAAACCTCAATAGCCTGTCGAAGGTTCTAACCTATGCAATCCTAGTGATTGCTGCGGTGACCTTTGTAGTCGGTGTTTTCATTCAAGGAAAAGATCCACTTGGTGAACTGATGACCTCAGTTGCTCTTGCGGTTGCGGCGATTCCAGAAGGTCTGCCAGCTATCGTTACTATCGTTTTAGCTTTGGGAACACAGGTTCTGGCTAAGCGTAATTCGATTGTCCGTAAGCTTCCAGCTGTTGAGACTTTGGGATCAACTGAGATTATCGCTTCAGATAAGACTGGTACCCTGACCATGAATAAGATGACGGTCGAAAAAGTCTTTTACGACGGGGCCCTGAATGAAGCTGGACAAGATATTGAACTTGGCTTGGAACTGCCGCTCTTACGTTCAGTTGTTTTGGCCAATGATACCAAGATTGACCAGGAAGGCAAGCTGATCGGTGATCCAACGGAAACAGCCTTCATCCAGTATGCTTTGGACAAGGGCTATGATGTCAAAGGATTTTTAGAGAAATATCCTCGTGTGGCTGAGCTGCCATTTGATTCAGATCGTAAGCTCATGTCTACCGTTCACCCATTGCCAGACGGTAAATTCCTCGTGGCAGTGAAGGGAGCGCCAGATCAACTCTTGAAACGCTGTGTTGCCCGTGATAAGGCTGGAGATGTTGCAGCGATTGATGACGCTACTTTACAGTTGATCAAGTCTAATAACTCAGAGATGGCTCACCAAGCTCTGCGCGTGCTGGCTGGTGCTTACAAGATTATCGATGCAGTTCCGACTGACTTGACATCTGAAAATCTAGAAAATGATTTAATCTTTACTGGTTTAATCGGTATGATTGACCCAGAACGTGCAGAAGCAGCAGAAGCCGTTCGTGTAGCCAAGGAAGCAGGTATTCGTCCGATTATGATTACCGGTGACCATCAGGATACAGCTGAAGCTATCGCTAAGCGCTTGGGTATCATCGAAGAAGGAGATACTGAAGACCATGTCCTGACTGGTGCAGAGCTCAATGAGCTTTCTGATGCGGAATTTGAAAAAGTAGTTGGTCAATACTCTGTTTACGCGCGTGTATCTCCAGAACACAAGGTACGGATTGTCAAAGCTTGGCAAAACAAAGGTAAGGTCGTTGCCATGACAGGTGATGGTGTCAATGACGCACCAGCTCTGAAGACAGCTGATATCGGTATCGGTATGGGCATTACAGGTACAGAGGTTTCTAAAGGGGCTTCAGATATCATTTTAGCAGATGATAATTTTGCGACCATTATCGTAGCTGTTGAAGAGGGAAGAAAAATATTTTCTAATATTCAAAAGACTATTCAATACCTACTTTCAGCTAATATAGCAGAAGTATTAACGATATTTTTTGCAACCTTATTTGGTTGGGATGTCTTGCAGCCGGTTCATCTGCTTTGGATTAACTTGGTAACAGATACCTTCCCAGCTATCGCCTTGGGAGTTGAGCCTGCTGAGCCAGGTGTCATGACTCACAAGCCTCGTGGTCGTAAGTCTAGCTTCTTCTCTGGTGGTGTCATGAGTTCCATCATCTATCAAGGACTGCTGCAAGGTGCTCTCGTTCTGTCTGTCTATGGCTATGCTATTGCTAATCCTGTTCATATCGGCGATGTAAAAGCGATCCATGCGGATGCCCTTACCATGGCCTTTGCGACTCTTGGACTTATTCAGCTCTTCCATGCTTACAATGTGAAATCTGTTTACCAATCTATCTTTACAGTTGGACCGTTTAAGTCTAAGACCTTTAACTGGTCTATTCTGGTTTCTTTCATTCTATTGGTTTCAACCATTGTGATTGATCCACTTGAAAAGATTTTCCATGTGACCAAGTTAGATGTGACCCAATGGGCTGTTGTCCTGATCGGCAGTTTCTCTATGATTATCATTGTTGAAATTGTTAAGTTCATCCAACGTAAATTGGGTATGGACAAAAATGCTATTTAG
- the ftsX gene encoding permease-like cell division protein FtsX, which yields MIRRFFRHLIESLKSLMRNGWMTVAAVSSVMITLSLVAVFASVILNTAKLANDVSNNVRVMVYMRKDVFDNSETIVKEGKTVQNEDYHKVYDALTSMKNVEKVTFSSNKEQYNKLTETMGSEWDVFDEENNPLYDAYIVETKAPKYVESVTKDARKIEGVSEVQNGGTNTKNLFAFSNFIQTWGLIGTALLIFIAILLISNTIRITIISRSREIQIMRLVGAKNSYIRGPFLFEGAWIGLLGATVPSIVVYLAYGIAYQTMNKSLVGQGLSMIDPKVFSPIMIAALFVLGILIGSLGSIISMRRFLKI from the coding sequence ATGATTAGAAGATTTTTTCGTCATTTGATTGAGTCGCTTAAGAGTCTTATGCGGAATGGTTGGATGACTGTAGCGGCTGTCAGCTCGGTTATGATTACCTTGAGCTTAGTAGCTGTTTTTGCTTCAGTAATTTTAAATACAGCCAAGTTGGCAAATGATGTTTCCAATAATGTCCGCGTTATGGTATACATGCGTAAGGATGTTTTCGATAATAGCGAAACGATTGTAAAAGAAGGCAAAACAGTTCAGAATGAAGACTATCACAAGGTCTATGATGCTCTGACTTCTATGAAAAATGTAGAGAAGGTTACTTTTTCTAGTAACAAAGAGCAGTATAATAAGCTGACAGAGACCATGGGTAGTGAGTGGGATGTTTTTGATGAAGAAAATAATCCTCTCTACGATGCTTATATTGTTGAGACCAAGGCACCTAAGTATGTAGAATCTGTTACAAAAGATGCTCGTAAAATTGAAGGTGTATCAGAGGTTCAAAATGGGGGTACCAATACCAAAAATCTCTTTGCGTTTTCTAATTTCATCCAAACGTGGGGATTGATTGGGACAGCGCTTCTGATTTTCATTGCTATCCTTCTCATTTCCAATACTATTCGGATTACCATTATTTCCCGAAGTCGTGAGATTCAAATTATGCGCTTGGTTGGTGCCAAGAATAGCTATATCCGCGGACCATTCCTGTTTGAAGGAGCATGGATAGGCTTGTTAGGAGCAACAGTTCCGTCAATTGTAGTGTATTTGGCATATGGTATAGCCTACCAGACTATGAATAAGAGCTTGGTAGGTCAAGGACTTTCTATGATTGATCCGAAAGTCTTTAGTCCGATTATGATAGCAGCACTCTTTGTGTTGGGAATTCTTATCGGATCATTGGGATCTATCATCTCCATGAGACGCTTCTTGAAGATTTAA